The window TTCGTCTCGGAGGCGCCCTTCGCCGAACTCTTCTTGGCGGGGGCCTTCTTCGCGGGGGCCTTCTTCGCGGCGGTCTTCGCCGTCGTCTTCGCAGCGGTCTTCGAGGCCGACGGCTTCGTCCCGGAGGCGCCCTTCGCCGGCGCCTTCTTGGCGGGAGCCTTCTTCGCCGGCGTCTTCGTGGCCGACGCCTTCGCGGCGGGGGTCTTCGTGGCGCGCGACGACTTCGCCGACGCGTTCGTCTCGGACGCGGTCCGGCCGGCGGGCTTCTTCGCCCGGGTCGGTTTCTTGTCGGCGTCGTTCGCCATGTACTCCTCCGCAACGTCACGTGTGGGCGAGCTTCGGAAGTCGCACCCGAGGGGCAGCCAAGGGATCGGGACCAGGGGCGTCGCGAGGGAGGGTACCACGAGCGGTACCGCGCACCGGCGCACGAGTCCCGCGCTGCGCGGACCTCGGGCGCCGGAGCGCGCGGCGGGTCGAGACCGAACGCGGCGGCGGGGCGTCTGGCTCAGTTGCTCGAGCCGCTCGACGCGCGCCGCATCAGCTCCACGAGACCCCGGACGCGTCCCCCTCCGATCGTCGCGGACACCCCGTCCGTGGCGAGCAGGCCGGCGAGGTACTCCTGGGCGCGCTCCGCTTCGCTGGCGTCCTCCCCGACGTACAGGATCGCCTCGTAGCCGCTCGCGAGGTACGCGACGATCTCGAACGCGTCGGGGTCCACCCGGCCCGCATCGACCGCGTCGGGGTCGGCGTCCTCGGGGTAGAGATCCATCAGGCGGATCGCCTCCACGGCGGACAGGTTGATCAGGGCGTCGTCGATGCTTCGGATCCACATGGGGGCGGGCCTCCTCGGGGCGTCGTCGGAGGCCGGTCGCGGCCCCGTCGCGCCGTTCATCGTACCCTCACCGTCGAGGAGGCCCACGTGAAGATCGAAGCGCTCGAGCTACGCGAAGTGACGCTCCCGATGCGAACCCCGTTCCGCACGAGCTTCGCGGTCGAGACCGACCGCCGACTCCTGCTGGTGACGCTGCACGCCGAGGGCGTCGAGGGCCTCGCCGAATGCGTGGCGGGGTCGTTCCCCGGCTACGCGCCGGAGACGACCGACACCGCCTGGACGATCCTCGAGCGGCACGTCGCCCCGCGCATCGTCGGCGCGTCGTTCGCGACGCCCGACGCGCTGCTCGCGGCGCTCGCGCCGATCCGTGGGCACGACATGGCGGTCGCGGCGGTCGAGATGGCGTTCTGGGACGCGCAGGCGAAGGCGTGGGGCGTGCCGCTCTGGCAGCTGCTCGGGGGGCACGATCGGCCGGTCCCGGTCGGCGTGTCGCTCGGGATCCAGGCGAACGTCGAGGCGACCGTCGACGCCGCCCGCCGGGCGGTCGACGAGGGCTACCGCCGCGTGAAGCTCAAGATCGCGCCGGGCTGGGACGTCGCCCCGGTCGCCGCGGTCCGCGACGCCCTGCCGGACGTGCCCCTCACGGTCGACGCGAACAGCGCCTACCGCCTCACCGACGCACGGGTCCTGCGCGAGCTGGACGCTTTCGCGCTCGATTACGTCGAGCAGCCGCTGGCGCACGACGACCTCGTCGACCACGCGACGCTCCAGGAGATGCTCACCACCCCGATCTGTCTGGACGAGTCGATCCACGGCCCCGAGGACGCCCGCAAGGGCCTCGAGCTGGGGGCGGGCCGCGTGATCAACGTCAAGGTCGGGCGCGTGCGGGGCTTCCGTCGCGCGCGGATGGTGCACGACGTCGCGGACGCGTTCGGCGCGCCGGTGTGGTGCGGCGGGATGCTGGAGACCGGCGTCGGGCGGGCCGCGAACCTGCACCTGTCG is drawn from Trueperaceae bacterium and contains these coding sequences:
- the menC gene encoding o-succinylbenzoate synthase: MKIEALELREVTLPMRTPFRTSFAVETDRRLLLVTLHAEGVEGLAECVAGSFPGYAPETTDTAWTILERHVAPRIVGASFATPDALLAALAPIRGHDMAVAAVEMAFWDAQAKAWGVPLWQLLGGHDRPVPVGVSLGIQANVEATVDAARRAVDEGYRRVKLKIAPGWDVAPVAAVRDALPDVPLTVDANSAYRLTDARVLRELDAFALDYVEQPLAHDDLVDHATLQEMLTTPICLDESIHGPEDARKGLELGAGRVINVKVGRVRGFRRARMVHDVADAFGAPVWCGGMLETGVGRAANLHLSTLENFTLPGDTASASRYWERDLIEQPLEAVDGLQTVPSDGPGLGVTLDRAFVDAVTTRTATL